One window from the genome of Paracoccus zhejiangensis encodes:
- the folE2 gene encoding GTP cyclohydrolase FolE2 has translation MTENRPLIPAYPALARDYDAGFTVDAAYKASLPDLQNGPASLIVGAHKPIQHVGISNFRLPIRYQRRDGGEITLETSVTGTVSLEAGRKGINMSRIMRSFYAHSEKQFSLKVLEAALDDYQADLDALDARILMRLSYPVRVDSLRSGLWGWQYYDISQEVVEQRGHRLRIMHFDYVYSSTCPCSLELSEHARETRARLATPHSQRSIARISVVMNGPEKIWFEDMVDLCRRAVPTETQVMVKREDEQAFAELNASNPIFVEDAVRAFAQQLMDDPRYGDFRVVASHQESLHSHDAVSVLTDGPTFEQHSLDPALFARLRA, from the coding sequence CGCTGGCGCGCGACTATGACGCCGGTTTCACCGTCGATGCCGCCTACAAGGCCAGCCTGCCCGACCTGCAGAACGGCCCGGCCAGCCTGATCGTCGGCGCGCACAAGCCGATCCAGCATGTCGGGATATCGAATTTCCGTCTGCCGATCCGCTATCAGCGGCGCGACGGGGGCGAGATCACGCTGGAAACCAGCGTCACCGGCACCGTCAGCCTCGAGGCGGGGCGCAAGGGCATCAACATGAGCCGCATCATGCGGTCCTTCTACGCCCATTCGGAAAAGCAGTTCAGCCTGAAGGTGCTGGAAGCGGCGCTGGATGATTACCAGGCCGATCTGGACGCGCTGGACGCCCGCATCCTGATGCGGCTGTCCTACCCGGTGCGGGTCGACTCGCTGCGCTCGGGCCTCTGGGGCTGGCAGTATTACGACATCTCGCAAGAGGTTGTGGAACAGCGCGGCCATCGCCTCAGGATCATGCATTTCGATTACGTCTATTCCTCGACCTGCCCCTGTTCGCTGGAACTGTCCGAACATGCGCGCGAGACCCGGGCCCGGCTGGCCACGCCGCATTCGCAGCGCTCGATCGCGCGGATCTCGGTGGTGATGAACGGGCCCGAGAAGATCTGGTTCGAGGATATGGTCGATCTCTGCCGCCGCGCCGTGCCGACCGAGACGCAGGTCATGGTCAAGCGCGAGGATGAACAGGCCTTTGCCGAGCTGAACGCCTCGAACCCGATCTTCGTCGAGGATGCGGTGCGGGCCTTTGCCCAGCAGCTGATGGATGATCCGCGCTATGGCGATTTCCGCGTCGTGGCCAGCCACCAGGAATCGCTACATTCCCATGATGCCGTCAGCGTGCTGACCGACGGTCCCACCTTCGAGCAGCACAGCCTCGACCCGGCACTGTTCGCGCGGCTGCGGGCCTGA